In Daucus carota subsp. sativus chromosome 4, DH1 v3.0, whole genome shotgun sequence, one DNA window encodes the following:
- the LOC108217737 gene encoding RING-H2 finger protein ATL52 yields MASNPATNWPPYDSYRDCTQGICSIYCPQWCYIIFPPPPPFYNGDDSDTTPNFSPLIIAVIGILGSAFLLVSYYTIISKYCKKASDGDQDQIPSNALEVQPTQINDGQMQPNQQVGLSESLIKSIAVCKYRKGDGLIDGADCAVCLSEFQENESLRLLPKCSHAFHLPCIDTWLRSHPNCPLCRANVISFTPLSSQGHSSVTHYNVSSLQVTMSNDLVLVLDNPDIIHRNEVFDVMGNSSNQENELQANAQEITRSYSREVQPCQNHPMISDILASREYTEDLSLEITESQVGNYPVSKQECC; encoded by the coding sequence ATGGCTTCGAATCCGGCTACTAATTGGCCACCTTATGACAGCTACAGAGACTGTACACAAGGCATTTGCAGCATATATTGTCCACAATGGTGCTACATAATCTTCCCACCACCTCCCCCCTTTTACAATGGAGACGACAGCGACACAACGCCAAATTTCTCCCCTCTCATCATAGCAGTGATTGGAATTCTTGGAAGCGCGTTTCTACTGGTGAGTTACTACACCATCATCTCTAAATATTGCAAAAAAGCCAGTGATGGtgatcaagatcaaatcccaaGTAATGCACTAGAAGTTCAGCCAACTCAAATAAACGACGGCCAGATGCAGCCTAATCAACAAGTTGGATTGAGCGAGTCTCTCATCAAGTCCATCGCAGTATGCAAGTATAGAAAAGGTGATGGACTCATTGATGGGGCTGATTGTGCTGTCTGTTTAAGTGAATTTCAAGAGAATGAGAGTCTGAGATTGTTGCCAAAATGTAGCCATGCTTTCCACCTGCCTTGTATTGATACCTGGCTAAGGTCTCATCCAAATTGTCCGTTGTGTCGTGCCAATGTGATATCCTTTACTCCATTGTCATCACAAGGCCACTCCTCTGTCACTCACTATAATGTGTCTTCACTTCAAGTGACAATGTCCAATGATCTTGTTCTAGTTCTAGACAACCCTGACATAATTCATAGAAATGAGGTTTTCGATGTCATGGGAAACTCGAGCAATCAAGAAAATGAGCTGCAAGCAAATGCTCAAGAAATTACAAGATCATATTCGAGAGAAGTGCAACCCTGTCAGAACCATCCTATGATATCTGATATTCTTGCTAGCAGGGAATATACAGAGGATTTGTCATTGGAAATCACTGAATCCCAAGTGGGCAATTACCCTGTTTCAAAACAGGAATGTTGTTGA
- the LOC108217055 gene encoding uncharacterized protein LOC108217055, translated as MECCPICQRIVPYPELRFRMVVLASDATGSLQIILRDREIRSLIGKRARDIVPQDQSSAHLPQCFKNLAGRPFTFKLEITTANIGNHSALYWATNVCNGFKMEATQPEQQQTTTQDIQATTSNFQQPSDLNPGSSTITKN; from the exons ATGGAATGCTGCCCAATCTGTCAGAGGATTGTCCCATATCCAGAGCTAAG ATTTCGAATGGTTGTTCTGGCTTCCGATGCTACTGGCTCTCTCCAAATCATACTACGTGATCGGGAGATAAGAAGCCTTATTGGGAAAAGAGCTCGGGACATTGTACCTCag GATCAGAGTTCAGCACACTTGCCACAATGCTTCAAGAATCTGGCAGGCAGACCATTCACTTTCAAACTCGAGATAACAACTGCAAACATCGGGAACCATAGTGCACTGTACTGGGCAACAAATGTTTGCAACGGCTTCAAGATGGAGGCCACGCAACCAGAGCAGCAGCAAACAACAACACAAGACATACAAGCAACAACATCAAACTTTCAGCAACCTTCTGATCTTAATCCAGGATCATCTACCATCACCAAAAACTAA
- the LOC108217057 gene encoding uncharacterized protein LOC108217057 has product MKLNKYDSIKDLTPTRFDWICRLRLQTKWTSVDKKTKEIWGLNMMLIDDSNYRIHAFASTKFCKDLINQMKEGTIYVLANFKVKDYVGDETSRPVRNNKHIYFTTHTKCEKDVGVGLRIEQHAFDLFYFGEMLKLAQDNRFLIDVVGQVRNVRGNIKSTKTDSEKILTKFELFDGRQTLDVTFFDAFGVEFEQKLRLAKQQEVVVVICAAKISLYEGM; this is encoded by the exons ATGAAACTTAACAAGTATGATTCCATCAAGGATTTAACCCCAACGCGCTTCGATTGGATATGTAGACTTCGGTTACAAACAAAATGGACATCAGTGGACAAAAAAACCAAAGAGATTTGGGGTTTAAATATGATGCTCATCGATGACTCA AACTACCGCATTCATGCTTTCGCAAGTACAAAATTCTGTAAAGATTTGATTAACCAAATGAAAGAAGGAACAATTTATGTTCTAGCTAATTTCAAAGTTAAAGATTATGTGGGAGATGAGACTTCACGTCCTGTTCGAAACAACAAACATATTTAtttcacaacacacacaaaatGTGAGAAGGACGTTGGAGTTGGCTTGCGAATTGAACAACATGCTTTTGATTTGTTCTACTTTGGAGAAATGCTAAAACTGGCTCAAGACAATCGGTTCTTAATAG ATGTTGTTGGACAGGTTCGAAATGTTAGAGGAAACATAAAATCAaccaaaactgacagtgagaaGATCCTCACAAAATTTGAACTGTTTGACGGAAG GCAAACTCTGGATGTCACATTCTTTGATGCGTTTGGAGTGGAATTTGAACAAAAATTGAGATTGGCTAAGCAACAGGAAGTCGTTGTTGTGATTTGTGCAGCAAAAATCTCACTGTATGAAGGTATGTGA
- the LOC108217058 gene encoding uncharacterized protein LOC108217058 — MHMPETSGRMLKWAVELGQFDIEYKPKTTIKTQDLADFLIEFPPRMEVTGQEEPKQSLKEQVEDDNSTNNDAEYEALIAGLKLALEMKVENIRVFSDSMLVVWQIRGGFQARRPTTNLYLRHTQELLAKFREVKLDQIPRGKNTNADALAKLGSQRESTLLGVIPLQIQEQPSVFKEEVMEIEFPVEDSWMTPIYSYLDRGDLPPDQNETRKLKYRAAKYVIYDRILYMRGFNQPLLKCVAGEHCKYILEEIHEGVCGNHSGGSSLAMKKFVQAVWGIDLNGELPTGKGGVKYAVVAVDYFTKWAEAEPLAKITASKITEFVFRAIVCRFGIPMKLIADNGKQFDSKELRGLCEQFGIQKRSLQYIIHRVPSDESTTNLATTKSTILYLDMIEELRADSQMKLASYQQRVRRYYNNKVKARPFKVGDLVLRKVIPNTKVLAHGAFGANWEGPYQIKSAIWEGTYHLMDMDGNLIPKAWNAEHLKKYYQ; from the exons ATGCACATGCCagaaacttcaggaagaatgctGAAATGGGCTGTGGAGCTGGGCCAGTTTGATATCGAGTACAAGCCGAAGACAACAATTAAAACTCAAGATTTAGCAGATTTTCTGATTGAGTTTCCACCTCGCATGGAGGTTACTGGTCAAGAGGAACCTAAACAATCTTTGAAAGAGCAGGTGGAGGATGATAATT CTACTAACAATGATGCGGAGTATGAAGCACTTATTGCAGGTCTCAAGTTGGCTTTGGAGATGAAGGTTGAGAATATCAGGGTGTTTAGTGACTCGATGCTTGTAGTTTGGCAGATTCGTGGTGGATTCCAAGCAAGACGTCCAACAACAAATTTGTACTTGAGGCATACGCAAGAGTTGCTTGCAAAGTTCAGAGAAGTGAAGTTGGATCAGATTCCTAGGGGGAAGAATACGAATGCAGATGCGTTAGCTAAGTTGGGCTCACAGAGGGAGTCAACATTGTTAGGTGTAATCCCACTCCAGATTCAAGAACAACCTAGTGTGTTCAAAGAAGAGGTGATGGAGATTGAGTTCCCTGTGGAGGATTCATGGATGACACCAATTTACAGCTATTTGGATAGGGGGGATTTGCCTCCTGATCAAAATGAAACTAGGAAGCTGAAGTATCGTGCAGCAAAATATGTGATTTATGATAGGATCCTGTATATGCGAGGATTCAATCAACCATTGTTGAAGTGTGTAGCTGGTGAACACTGCAAGTATATCCTGGAAGAGATACATGAAGGAGTGTGCGGGAATCACTCAGGTGGTAGCTCTTTGGCTATGAAG AAGTTTGTGCAAGCTGTTTGGGGGATAGACCTCAATGGGGAGCTTCCTACAGGAAAAGGCGGAGTTAAATATGCAGTGGTTGCAGTTGATTATTTTACTAAGTGGGCAGAAGCAGAACCACTTGCTAAGATTACGGCTTCCAAAATAACTGAGTTTGTTTTTCGAGCTATTGTTTGCAGGTTTGGAATTCCCATGAAACTGATCGCAGATAATGGGAAGCAGTTCGATAGCAAGGAGTTGAGAGGATTGTGTGAGCAGTTTGGAATCCAAAAACGTTCTCTGCAGTATATTATCCACAGA GTTCCCTCAGACGAAAGTACTACGAACCTAGCAACAACGAAGTCAACCATACTTTATTTGGATATGATTGAAGAGTTGAGAGCAgattctcagatgaagttgGCATCATATCAGCAGAGAGTGCGAAGGTACTACAACAACAAGGTGAAAGCGAGACCTTTTAAAGTTGGAGATTTGGTGTTGAGGAAAGTTATTCCAAATACCAAAGTTCTGGCACATGGAGCTTTTGGAGCAAATTGGGAAGGTCCTTACCAGATTAAGTCAGCTATTTGGGAAGGTACTTATCATTTGATGGATATGGATGGGAATCTCATTCCGAAAGCTTGGAATGCGGAGCATCTCAAGAAGTATTATCAGTAA